Proteins encoded within one genomic window of Gloeobacter kilaueensis JS1:
- the guaA gene encoding glutamine-hydrolyzing GMP synthase encodes MIAILDFGSQYSELIARRIRETKVYSEVLSYQTPIAQLQRLRPRGIILSGGPSSVYEEYAPKCDPALWELGIPILGVCYGMQLMVQQLGGNVERAERAEYGKASLYIDDPTDLLTNVEDGTTMWMSHADSVISVPAGFERLAHTDNTPCAAIAHHRRHLYGVQFHPEVVHSLGGMALLRNFVYHICGCEPEWTTATFIEEAVREVRARVGDKRVLLALSGGVDSSTLAFLLHRAIGDQLTCMFIDQGFMRKNEPERLVKLFKEQFAIPVVYVDASERFIARLQGVSDPEHKRKIIGDEFIQVFESESQRLGPFDYLAQGTLYPDIIESAGENIDPKTGERVAVKIKSHHNVGGLPENLRFKLIEPLRRLFKDEVRQVGRNLGVPDEIVQRQPFPGPGLAIRVLGELTRDKVEILREADFILRQEVNRSGRYNDYWQSFAVLLPVKSVGVMGDRRTYAYAVALRFVTSEDGMTADWARVPYDLLEQISNRIVNEVPGVNRVVYDITSKPPGTIEWE; translated from the coding sequence ATGATCGCTATTCTCGATTTTGGTTCCCAGTACTCGGAGTTGATTGCCCGCCGGATCCGCGAGACAAAAGTTTACTCTGAGGTGCTGAGTTACCAGACGCCGATCGCCCAGTTGCAGCGCCTCCGTCCGCGCGGGATCATTCTTTCCGGCGGTCCCAGTTCGGTCTACGAGGAGTACGCCCCCAAATGCGATCCGGCCCTCTGGGAGTTGGGAATTCCGATTCTCGGGGTCTGCTACGGGATGCAGCTGATGGTCCAGCAGTTGGGCGGCAACGTCGAGCGGGCCGAGCGGGCCGAGTACGGTAAGGCGTCGCTCTATATCGACGATCCGACCGACCTGCTCACCAACGTCGAGGACGGCACGACGATGTGGATGAGCCACGCCGACTCGGTAATCAGCGTTCCGGCGGGTTTCGAGCGACTTGCCCACACCGACAACACTCCCTGCGCGGCGATCGCCCACCATCGCCGCCACCTCTACGGCGTCCAGTTCCATCCAGAAGTGGTCCATTCCCTGGGCGGCATGGCCCTGTTGCGCAACTTCGTCTACCACATCTGCGGCTGTGAGCCGGAGTGGACGACAGCCACCTTTATCGAGGAGGCCGTGCGCGAGGTGCGCGCCCGCGTCGGCGACAAGCGGGTATTGCTGGCACTGTCGGGGGGCGTCGATTCTTCGACCCTCGCCTTTTTGTTGCACCGGGCAATCGGCGATCAGCTCACCTGCATGTTTATCGACCAGGGCTTCATGCGCAAAAACGAGCCCGAGCGCCTCGTCAAACTCTTCAAAGAACAATTTGCGATCCCGGTGGTCTACGTCGATGCCAGCGAGCGCTTCATCGCCCGCCTGCAGGGAGTGAGCGATCCCGAGCACAAGCGCAAGATTATCGGCGACGAATTTATCCAGGTCTTCGAGAGCGAGTCGCAGCGGCTCGGTCCCTTCGACTATCTGGCCCAGGGCACGCTCTATCCCGACATCATCGAGTCGGCGGGCGAAAATATCGATCCCAAGACCGGCGAGCGGGTGGCCGTCAAGATCAAGTCGCACCACAACGTCGGGGGACTACCCGAAAATTTGCGCTTCAAGCTCATCGAGCCGTTGCGCCGTCTATTTAAAGACGAAGTGCGCCAGGTGGGCCGCAACCTGGGTGTCCCCGACGAGATCGTTCAGCGCCAGCCCTTTCCGGGGCCGGGACTCGCCATCCGCGTGCTGGGAGAACTCACCCGAGATAAAGTCGAGATCCTCCGCGAAGCGGACTTTATTTTGCGCCAGGAAGTGAACCGCTCCGGGCGCTACAACGACTACTGGCAATCGTTCGCGGTGCTTCTGCCGGTCAAATCGGTGGGAGTGATGGGCGATCGGCGCACCTACGCCTACGCCGTCGCCCTCCGCTTTGTCACCAGCGAGGACGGCATGACCGCCGATTGGGCGCGGGTGCCCTACGACCTGCTCGAACAGATCTCCAACCGGATCGTCAACGAGGTGCCGGGGGTGAACCGGGTCGTCTACGACATCACCTCCAAGCCCCCCGGCACGATCGAGTGGGAGTAA
- a CDS encoding N-acetylmannosamine-6-phosphate 2-epimerase — translation MSELALLEGLIVSCQAPATSPLHAPPVIAAMAEAACLGGAVGVRIESPAHIQAVRGRVNRPIVGLWKRTYPDSAVYITPTFADAQAVALSGADIVAIDATDRERPNGEQLGDLIARIWTELQKPVLADVATRAEGIAAARLGADIVATTLCGYTEMTHGTPLPALDLVAALAPDLSVPVWCEGGVKSPAQVALARSCGARVVVVGTALTGLDVRVREFAHFAGRVSPTMQTEA, via the coding sequence ATGAGCGAACTGGCGCTGCTAGAAGGGCTCATCGTCTCCTGCCAGGCTCCCGCCACCTCGCCCCTGCACGCGCCGCCGGTAATTGCGGCGATGGCCGAAGCCGCCTGCCTGGGGGGGGCGGTTGGGGTGCGCATCGAATCGCCCGCCCACATCCAGGCGGTGCGCGGACGGGTGAATCGGCCCATCGTCGGCCTCTGGAAGCGGACGTATCCGGATAGTGCCGTCTACATCACGCCCACCTTCGCCGATGCCCAGGCGGTGGCGCTGAGCGGAGCGGATATCGTCGCCATCGATGCGACCGACCGCGAGCGCCCGAACGGTGAACAACTGGGCGATCTGATCGCACGCATTTGGACAGAACTCCAAAAACCAGTCCTTGCCGATGTCGCCACCCGCGCCGAAGGAATAGCCGCCGCCCGACTGGGGGCAGATATCGTCGCTACCACCCTCTGCGGCTACACCGAGATGACCCACGGCACCCCGCTACCGGCCCTCGACCTGGTGGCGGCCCTCGCGCCGGATCTCAGCGTCCCGGTCTGGTGCGAGGGAGGCGTCAAAAGTCCTGCCCAGGTGGCTCTGGCTCGATCCTGTGGCGCAAGGGTGGTCGTCGTCGGCACCGCCCTTACCGGGCTGGATGTGCGCGTGCGCGAATTTGCCCACTTTGCCGGAAGGGTGTCGCCCACGATGCAGACAGAAGCGTAG